Below is a window of Manis javanica isolate MJ-LG chromosome 2, MJ_LKY, whole genome shotgun sequence DNA.
tctttgttggaaggtTTATGACAATTCATTCAATCCTCTTATTTTTTATCGGTCTCATCAAGGttatttctttgtgattcagtcttggtaggttgtgtaTTTCTGGGAATTCATCAGTTTCTTTTCAGTTACAACTCAATAAATTTGCTAAAAGTTATGAgatgaattttattatataagGTTGCAAAAATAAAAGACTATACCAGGAATCCTAACCAGtgcattaagtaaataaaaatgaataaagagtCCAAGTATTGAGAGGGTAGAACTCAAATTTTATTATTCACTGATAAGATTATGGCTCACCTAAAATATCCAAAACAATATGCAAACAAATTATAAGAATAAAcaagtgaatttagcaaagtcaTATATTGACTTTGACATGGAAAAGTCAACTATagttaatatatgatagaaaAAAGTAcatatgaaatttaaatgattataacACCTTTAAACTGCCCACAAATATGAGATATCTAGGGGAAGTTTGTTCAAAAGATGTGTAAGTCCTCTGTCCTAAAACTACAAAAatgtactgaaagaaaataagaagatataaataatgcAAGATATATATAGCATGTTTCTAGATTGgagattcaatatttttaatcaatTATCTTTAAGCTGTTTCTATTTTTACTACCATcccaaataaaatatgaatacttttattttgtttttaattgttaaGCAATATCTGAAGTTCAAAGGgaaatgcaagagaaaaaaaatcaagataatttgCATTCCATCATTTGATTTATGAGAAAAACAATATTGCAGTGGAATGGAGGAaggacaggatttttttttctcttcctagacCTGACAAATAACATTATTCTAATTTTTAGggattatttaaagatattttaataagAGGCTCAGTTAGTCACCAtgcattcaatttttttaaattaagaatattttaatacaaatcatatgttttattttttaattcatgttcTGTACTACTGCTCTTTGATTTTAGCCATGTCCAAACCTGTAAAGTGACAAAATGCACTACACAAGAGACAGAGTATTTTGCATTCAGTAGACTCAACGATTCAAAGAATCTGTGCTTGTCAGGACCATACAGTCAGGACATGGAAATGATTTATTTGGGGGGTAATTACTACTCTCAATTAAAAGTTTTACTGTTAAGCAACACCATGAAATGTGAGCAATGATAAAGATCaggtaatatttttaataatatcttttatttaaatatcctAAGATATGAATTTTATGCATAGGAAGTACCCCCTCTACCTTTTAGATGCAATACTATGTAAGCCATCTATCCTGACCTGGTCTCTCTACCTCATTCTTGTGTCTAACTGTAACTGTAACTGCTGTACAATGAATCTTCATTATCTGCACTGTGAGCTCTagcacaaaataattaaaaattgatcTACCTGTGTAAATGACAGAGAAGTTGGTTATGTTGCACACTTGATCAACTAGTGAAATGAtgcaatttttaataatttattattgtttATCTATTGGGTATCCATATGGAAGAAAGTTAATTTGTATCCTTATCTTAGAACCTTTGCCAAAAATGAACCTAGATGGACTTTAGATACATATATTCAAGGCaaaacaagaatttttttaagattaaaacttAAGGGAATACCTGTAAGATCTTTCGGTAGTCAAAAGTTTCTTAAATAAGACACAGAGTTAGCCACATAGGAAAAATTTTTATACATATGACTACATTAAGATGCACAACTCCATTCATCAAAAGACCCACtaatattttgaaaaagcaaGCAACATAATGACAGACTAAATCCTCAATACATATATCCAGCAAAGGACTTTTATCTAcgatacataaagaactcctagAAACAAATACGAAAAAACAGACTATcaaataaaacagcagcaaatgATTAGGAATAGACCATTAAATAAGAGCACATACCCAAAAGACCAATAAGCGTAGGCAAGGAGATAAATTCATGAGTTATcagacaaatacaaattaaaaccacaacccAGTACTTCTACAGACCCTTAAGAATGTGTACAGCAGAAAAGATGGACAgtataaatgttggcaaggaagtGGACCACACCTTTTTATATATTACAGGGAGCACTGTAAACTGGTACAAACATTTTGTCTAACTTTTTTTATATTATCTATTAAGTCATTGAAATAAACACAAATTTTCTTCCAAAAACTTTATTGCTAGGtatacacacaattttttttaaattaaactggGAATGACCCAAATGTCAATCAAAACTGGAATGGATGACTACATAAAGGCAAACAGATACAACTAAAATATGTGAACCATGTGAATGAGTTAACCATAACTATATGGAAAAAGACCAAAGAGTACATACTCTATGCTTCATGTACAAAACAGCCAAACTAGCCAATTGTACTTGAAATCAGGATAATGGCAACAAAGTAGTGAGGTAAACACCTGATATTTTGAAGTCCACATGTTTGAGGTTAAGTCTTGGGACGACTACTTACTGGATCTCCCTAGGCTTTAGTTTGATTCTCTGTAACAGTGAACTGAATAAACACCCTCTTTAAACGACTCTGCTGAGGAGttcataaacatatatttaaGTGCTTAACAAATGCCTGTGTGACAGTTATTCTTCTCTCTGTCATATAcacagcagtttgggaacttctGAATTTCTCACACATGAAATGAGTGGTATTATGAAAACTCAGATTAATGTGTATGGGCATCAACACCAGATACAGAaggttgtaaagaaaaaaattaatattggtaAACTTCTTAAAGTCCAAAGAAGTGAGCTCCAAAGTTTCACAAGCTCTCAGAGGACATTATCAGGGTATGAGAGGGCTTGCAGTTCCACTGCGGTGgattaacaaacagaattcagAGGCCAGGTAGGGAAAAAGATCAGGCGAACATAAATACAagaggaaatgtaaaatggtagagAATGTTAAGAGTTCACAGGACCATTAAAGAGCCGGCCAAGTTACAACTTTTGAGGAGACCTATTTTACAGCCCCCGTGAGTGCCCAGTACAGGGGGATTGAATTAATGACACCAAGGGGTGTCCTTGGCTCTGAAAATTTTCTGAAGAGCACGTTTCATATCGttattcctcaggctgtagatgaaggggttcagcatgggggtgaCAATTATGTACATCACAGAGGCAATGACGTCCTTGTCTTTGGACTTGCCTGATGAGGAGAAAAAGTAAACACCTGCAAATGTCCCATAGTATAAACACACTACGAAGAGGTGGGAGCCACAGGTAGACAAGGCTTTGGAGATCCGTTTGAGGGAGGGGACCTTCAGGATGATGACCGCGATGCGGATATATGAGCCCAAGATGGCACCCACTGTCACAATGAAGAGCAGTCCACCTTCAATGAGGATGAGCAGCTCATTGAGGGAGGTGTCTGAGCAGGAGGACTTGAGCACAATGTCAAGATCACAATAGAAGTGGGGAATGATGGTCCCTGCACAGAAGGACAACTGGTTCATGAGGAGGGTGTGCAACAGAGCGTGGGTACAAGAGAAAAACCAGCACCCAGCTACAAGGGTGATACACACCTCATCCCTCATGATGCTGGTGTAGTGGAGAGGGTGACACACAGCCACATACCTGTCATATGCCATCACTGCAAGAAGAAAACTGTCAAGACAactaaaatgaacaaacaaataaatttgTGAAAGGCACCCAGCATAAGGGATGGAGTGATCCTGAGCATACATGTTTGTCAACATCTTTGGGACAGTGACAGATGAAAGAGAAATGTCAGAGAGGGCCAGGTGGCTGAGGAGAacgtacatgggggtgtggaggcgcAAGTCCAGCCTGACGAgcaggatgatgagcaggttccccagcACCGTGGTCAGGTACATGCCCAGGAACAGGGCGAAGAGCACGCCCTGCTGCTCCGGGGGGACggggagccccaggaggaggaactcggaCACGCTGCTCTGGTTCTCGGGACTCATTCAGGTTTGGGAATCTCAGGAACCTAAAAAGGTTGAGCAGGACCCTTGCATCTCATACTGTAATTCTCCAGGAAAACAAGGCCTTTTTAACTACACTCCTACTAGTTTGTCACACTGTGAATGCACACATCTTCACTCTAGCCCAGCCGGGCTCCAGGAAAGCATCACACCTAAGAGCCGCCAGCAAGAGCTCATTGCACAGAAGCAAGAGGGTGTTTGCTGTTTTATTCAACCCTTACTCACTGAATATGGAGTCTATATGGGGACCTCTGCTAAGGATGGAGAAAGCAGCAATGAACAAGACAGGCAAAGCCCCTGCCCTCTATTGATGAGCAAGGTTTCCTACACTAGACAAGTCAAATCATAACAGCTCACCGTGGCAGGAATAGTAGATGAGCCCCAGCAAACTGGTGTCAGTTGTTTCTGCATTAACGTAACGTGAGACTCCGGTGCTGAGGTGGTGTTGGAGCGCTGTCACTCTCCTCCTGTGAGCTGGCCTGTCCCATTGACCCACAGCCCTAAACTCATCAGCCCTGTAGAAACGGGTGGTGTGGTCATTTAGAGCTGCTTGATGCCCGAATAGCTCCCAAACCAAAACAGTTCATAAAGTACCTTATATAATAATGGTGAGCATTTAGGTACTAGACTAAGGGCTTTACCCACATCCCCTAATTATATCCATACACCAGCCTCCAttcccagatttttaaaaatcttctaatGTTAATCTGCACTAATCTATTTTAGCTTTGAAGAATGGAAATATAAATGATACAAACTGCATAAGCATATAACACTGCAGTGGgaacagacatgcacacacacacatatgtgcttATATATGCATCTATAACATACATTctatataatacacataatatataatttatgtaacaACCTTTATGTATTACCATTTTCTGTTGATTAAAAATTACCAAGTATTGGCTATTTCATGTGATTGGGTCTAATGACTGCGCTCAGAGCCAGTCCTCTTAACCACCACACATGAGAACTTTTCCTTTCACTGATTAGAGGAGCAAACACCTTCTATTATTTCAGAACTGCTAGGAAGCCAGTGTTGTCCAGAATTTTCTTAGTCCTCTTCCTaagtcatttcattcattcatatttatatactttCCCACTGGAAAAAAGATTTCACCTTAACTTCcatttaaacaataaatatttactgagggcctGTGAAGTTCACAAGGCATGTGTAATTCTTTCCATTTTGTAGATGTGGAATCTGAGGCCAAAGAGTTACATAATTTTCCCATGGTCTCACCACTCTAACTTCACACAGCACGATGCCTGGAGGTTTTTTGCCTGGGACGTTTAGTGAAAGTAAAGGGTTACAAAATTCTGAATGACTCAGTCCATTCAGGTTTCTGAAAAGGATAGCAGATCCTTTTCAGGAAACAGAGTGACTTGAGTTGGTTACCACAGCCAGCAGTGCCTCAGGAGGGCACGCAAGGAAATATTTGAG
It encodes the following:
- the LOC108405057 gene encoding olfactory receptor 1J4-like, translating into MSPENQSSVSEFLLLGLPVPPEQQGVLFALFLGMYLTTVLGNLLIILLVRLDLRLHTPMYVLLSHLALSDISLSSVTVPKMLTNMYAQDHSIPYAGCLSQIYLFVHFSCLDSFLLAVMAYDRYVAVCHPLHYTSIMRDEVCITLVAGCWFFSCTHALLHTLLMNQLSFCAGTIIPHFYCDLDIVLKSSCSDTSLNELLILIEGGLLFIVTVGAILGSYIRIAVIILKVPSLKRISKALSTCGSHLFVVCLYYGTFAGVYFFSSSGKSKDKDVIASVMYIIVTPMLNPFIYSLRNNDMKRALQKIFRAKDTPWCH